One genomic region from Spirosoma sp. KCTC 42546 encodes:
- a CDS encoding acyltransferase, protein MINLLKLLTFIMPWSLRRRALEKWFGYQIHPTARIGLSWVFPRELVMDAFSKIEHFTVAIHLDLIKMNTKSSIGRGNWITGFSTIGNHSHFKHQIDRHAELLLGESAAITKYHHLDCTNRIEIGKFTTIAGYHSQLLTHSINILENRQDSFPIYIGEYAFIGTNVVLIGGAYLPSYSVLSAKSLLNKRYNEERTLYGGVPAKPIKAIPITAKYFTRTEGFVY, encoded by the coding sequence ATGATAAATTTATTAAAGTTATTAACGTTTATTATGCCGTGGTCTTTACGGCGACGGGCTCTGGAAAAATGGTTTGGGTACCAAATCCACCCAACTGCTCGGATTGGCCTTTCCTGGGTATTTCCGAGAGAACTTGTTATGGATGCTTTTTCTAAGATTGAGCATTTTACAGTTGCCATTCATTTAGATCTTATTAAAATGAATACGAAATCATCAATAGGTAGAGGCAACTGGATTACAGGCTTTTCAACTATCGGTAATCATTCTCATTTTAAACATCAAATTGACCGTCATGCAGAGCTACTGTTAGGCGAATCTGCAGCTATTACCAAGTATCATCATTTAGATTGTACAAATCGTATTGAAATTGGGAAATTCACTACAATTGCTGGTTATCATTCTCAATTACTAACACATTCTATAAACATTCTAGAAAACCGTCAAGATAGCTTCCCAATATATATTGGAGAATACGCCTTCATTGGGACAAATGTTGTGCTTATAGGAGGTGCTTATTTACCGTCTTATTCTGTACTCAGCGCCAAATCGCTCTTAAATAAGAGGTATAATGAAGAAAGAACATTATATGGTGGTGTTCCTGCCAAGCCAATTAAAGCCATTCCTATAACTGCTAAATATTTTACTCGTACAGAAGGCTTTGTCTATTAA